One Novipirellula galeiformis genomic window, TTCATCAAGCTCGATCGCCAACGTCCAAAGCCCAAGCTTGTCTTCGATTGGATCCCAGATCGTATCGCCAAGATAAAAGTTCCAATCGTTTTGCTTGACGTACACATCCCCATCAAACGGAAGCCGTCGTTTTCCCTCGGCATCCAAGATCCCAGGATGATCAATGCAATAATGCAACGATTGATTTTTAGCGTTCTTAATGTTGACGACAAAACCAAACTCGACGCCCACCTTGGCGTGCACCGTGGTCGTCGATTGGATGAATCGAGGCAACTCCTTTGATTCGGCGTCCCAGTGCGCGTAGATGCCAAACGTTCGCATCCGAACCTCTGGTTTTCGTTTTGCCATAAGACTTGCTAAGTAAAAGGATGCTCTACAAAAGGATGCGAATCGCTCGACAGGCGACGCCCGGGGACTGGCCGCCTGCGGAGGAAGAGGGCGGAACCATGGAGCCCATGGCATACCCGAAGCGATGATATCGCCGGGAACGATGGCACGCCAGGAACGCTCCAGAGGCGAGCCCCCCAACGACTCCCTGTGCGTCGGTCGCTGAGGTGGGCACGGCGCGATGCAATTGGCTTGACATCGAGCTTTCACCAGCCTCATCGACATGCGTCTCGGATGCGTTTGCTCGTCAACGCGGCATGGAAACGAAAAAACCTTGAGGACCGCATCAACGTTCCTCAAGGTCTCGTGCGCGTTATTCGCCCAACGGACGCATTAAGCCCTACGCCTCGACTTATTCCGCGAGATCAAAATTGATCTCGTTGTCTTCGCCGGCTTTGACGGAGGCCGTCAAACCCGACTTCGAAGGGTCGCTGTAGCGACTGGGGATCAACGAAGTGGAACCGGTCGCCGCTTCGGCGTCGATGGAATCCTCTCCCGTCATCGCCACCACCATCACGTTGTATTCGCCTGGGGGAACCCCATCCGATTCACTATAGGTTCCCAGCGAATACTCACCGTCAGGGCCGATGTTGGCGTCGGCGGTCGGGCCAGCACCTGAGGCGATGAAGATCACCGAACCGCTTGGCAGCGGTTGCCCCTTGTAAGTGACCTTTCCCGTAACCGGAACGGTCGCCATTTCGTTGGAGGGAGTGCACCCCGCCAAACCGAGCGACAAGCTAGCCAGAATGGCGGGGACCATCAACATTTGGATAGAACGGAATTGCATAGGGTATCTCAAGTCAAACGATAAAAAGGATGATTTTGCCTCCGGCAGTCGTCCGCCGGAGGAAGCGACCGCCGCCGCGGCTTACTCAGTACTCGCCGATCACTTCGCCACCGTTGCGGGTTGCCAGCGATTTGAAGAGATTCATGTCGATCGAATCCGTGATGAACCGGACGGAACCGTCACACAGTAGCGACTGAACCCCACCGGGGTGTTCGCTGGTGTAGGGCGTTGAGTTGTAAAAGAAGGTCCCGCGGAAATTGATCGGAAACTGAACATTCTTGCTGTCGAGCATCAGTCGTTTTGTGGGAGGGGTGGTGTAATAGTAGTAGCCCCAAGTCCACGGCTGAATCCCACCAAATCCGCGTTTGTTTGTGCTAGTCCAGCCCCTCGACGAGGACGACTCGCCCAACAGGATCGTGTTTGAAGTGCCATCGATGATGTCACGAAATTTTGTTTTGCTGTGCGGGTACATGACGCCGGTGTTGGCCCAGCGGTAGTTAACATCGTCCGAAGGGTTGGTCACGTCCTCGATGGGGCCCGCGCAGGCGCGATAATGCAGTGCGCCATGACCGCCACTCTGGTAGCTAGTGATATCAGGATTGCCGTCGGCTAAAGGCGACGAGGGACAGGCCAGCGTCGGCACGGTGCCCCAAATTTCATTGCTGCCGAAATGGGGCGGCGTATCGTGTCGGTAAGGAGCGCATTGGGTAAACGGGGTGGCCGAGAACGCTTCCATCGCCTCGACACGCGACCCTTGTTCCATATAAGGGAACAAACGCGGCGCCCAGCCCATCAGGTAGCCGCTGGCAGTAAGACTTCCCAACGGGAACGACCGCATCGAGTCGTGATAGTTATGAAACCCGAGCCCCAACTGCTTCAGATTGTTGCTGCATTGCATGCGGCGCGCCGCTTCACGAGCTGCCTGAACCGCCGGCAACAACAAACCAACCAATACACCAATGATCGCGATAACGACCAATAACTCGACTAGCGTGAAACCACGCTGCGTACTTTTTTTCATAGGACCCTCTTCGACAAAAAAAATAAACTTAACACCAGTTTGGGCAAACGCAGCGAACTCTACTATGTGCGTCCCCCTATGGTCAAGCAGCGAATTGAAAAGGAAGCGAATAAGCGAAGGAATCGACCACGCTCAGGCGGGTCAACGCCATCCACTCGAGTGAGACAAGCTGTCTGTTACACCGGTGCCACACCCCCTCGTTTAGACGCAAGTCCAACAAGCCGTTTTCGTACGCCGCCCACAAAGCCGGAATCACCCCCTTCAAGCGACCCTACGGCAAAGAAACCATGCCTTAAGAAATACACAATCAGCCGGCGGCGATTTCCAAGCGTTGCAATCGCAAGAACCGGTCAAACCTACACGTTTGTCGACAAGATCGACACAATGCGTTGCAATCTGACTGACATCGAACTGTGCTCGGCTCAACAAGTGTGCATCTCCGGTTCGCTCATGCGCCACCGCTGCATGGAAGCGAAAGATTTTGAGGATCGAATCAACGCTCCTCGTTCGATGCGGAAAGAGCGGCGAGAAAAGGTCAGGCAAAATCGGTGCAGGAGAAGACACCGGATTCGACTTGTCAGCGTGTTGACTTAAGCCGCTCCAAACAAATCAAGGATGACCTTCACTCCGCAAGAGTCGCGTTACAGGAGCCTATGCCCGCAGTGTGAAAGGAGAGATGGTTTAATCAACGTCCCGTTACGGGGGGGCGAAGTGAAAAAAGGGGCGTGACAATTTGCCGCCTCAGGAAAAACATCCGTTGGGGGGCGAGTACTTACCATCAGGGGACAGCGTAATTAGAATGCGATACTTCATTACGAACATCATCTAGGAAAAATGAAAAGCATGAGAAAAACAGCTAGACCAGCATTTACGCTGGTGGAATTACTCGTGGTCATCGCGATCATCGGTGTTTTGGTTGGGCTGCTGCTGCCGGCGGTCCAGGCGGCTCGCGAAGCAGCTCGCCGCATGCAGTGCAGCAACAACCTCAAGCAGGTGGGGCTGGCGCTGCACAACTATCACGACACGTTCCGCAAGTTTCCCCAAGGCGCGCGGGTCGGTCTAACGGAACCCAACAGTTGGCGATTCGCATTGCTCCCTTATTTGGAGCAACAAGCGATTTTCGATCTTGCCAAGGCCGCACAAGGAGCGGGCACACGGGTCAACTTTTATCCCAAGGGAAATACCGCGCACACGCTCGCGGATTACAACGTCTATACCCAGCCGATGGTGAACCTAGTCCTCCCGGCTTATGCGTGCCCCTCCAGCGCCACCCCGGAAATTTACACTTACAGCTCGAACTTCGCCGGGCTCGGCACACAGCGGGTCGGTTACGTGGGAATCATGGGAGCGTATCCCGATCCGATGGGCCGCTCAACGGCGTCCTACCCGACTCAGTATGGGAGCTATGCGACCAACAACGGAGGTCTGTTGATCAACGAGAACAAAGCGTTCCGCGACATCACCGACGGAACCTCCAATACGATCGTTGTCGGCGAGCAATCCGGAAACGCTCAGTTTCCGACACGGACTGCGAACTACCACTCCGGTTGGTCCGGTTACGGTTACTCCGGAACCATCACGGATTGGCAGGCCGCCGGATCGAACCAGCACCGGTTTGGCTCGGGGCTGACGGCGGTCTACCATTCGCCCAACCCTAGTTCGTTGGGTGCCGAGGCCAATGCAGAGTGGGACAGCAACACGCCGCTCACCTCTTACCATCCCGGTGGCGTTCACGCATTGCTGGCCGATGGATCAACCCAGTTCATAACCGATTCGATTGAGCTGGCCCTTTTACTGAAACTTTCTACCCGCGACGATGGACAGGTGATTGAAGAATGGTAATGCCTTATTGGAATGGTGCTCGGTGCCTCGGCTGGGTGGCCTCTTTAGCTCTGCTAGTCGGCTGCGGTGGGGACGGTGACGCTCGACAGGCCGCGACGATCAGCGGCCAAGTGCTGCTCGATGGTGC contains:
- a CDS encoding DUF3859 domain-containing protein produces the protein MAKRKPEVRMRTFGIYAHWDAESKELPRFIQSTTTVHAKVGVEFGFVVNIKNAKNQSLHYCIDHPGILDAEGKRRLPFDGDVYVKQNDWNFYLGDTIWDPIEDKLGLWTLAIELDEKIVAEKTFELYREVKQSPEGP
- a CDS encoding carboxypeptidase-like regulatory domain-containing protein; this encodes MQFRSIQMLMVPAILASLSLGLAGCTPSNEMATVPVTGKVTYKGQPLPSGSVIFIASGAGPTADANIGPDGEYSLGTYSESDGVPPGEYNVMVVAMTGEDSIDAEAATGSTSLIPSRYSDPSKSGLTASVKAGEDNEINFDLAE
- a CDS encoding DUF1559 domain-containing protein → MKKSTQRGFTLVELLVVIAIIGVLVGLLLPAVQAAREAARRMQCSNNLKQLGLGFHNYHDSMRSFPLGSLTASGYLMGWAPRLFPYMEQGSRVEAMEAFSATPFTQCAPYRHDTPPHFGSNEIWGTVPTLACPSSPLADGNPDITSYQSGGHGALHYRACAGPIEDVTNPSDDVNYRWANTGVMYPHSKTKFRDIIDGTSNTILLGESSSSRGWTSTNKRGFGGIQPWTWGYYYYTTPPTKRLMLDSKNVQFPINFRGTFFYNSTPYTSEHPGGVQSLLCDGSVRFITDSIDMNLFKSLATRNGGEVIGEY
- a CDS encoding DUF1559 domain-containing protein, with the translated sequence MRKTARPAFTLVELLVVIAIIGVLVGLLLPAVQAAREAARRMQCSNNLKQVGLALHNYHDTFRKFPQGARVGLTEPNSWRFALLPYLEQQAIFDLAKAAQGAGTRVNFYPKGNTAHTLADYNVYTQPMVNLVLPAYACPSSATPEIYTYSSNFAGLGTQRVGYVGIMGAYPDPMGRSTASYPTQYGSYATNNGGLLINENKAFRDITDGTSNTIVVGEQSGNAQFPTRTANYHSGWSGYGYSGTITDWQAAGSNQHRFGSGLTAVYHSPNPSSLGAEANAEWDSNTPLTSYHPGGVHALLADGSTQFITDSIELALLLKLSTRDDGQVIEEW